One region of Mucilaginibacter gotjawali genomic DNA includes:
- a CDS encoding GH1 family beta-glucosidase gives MEPGIRHSHFNKKLFGDNFAWGVSTAAFQVEGAHDAHGKGESIWDVFTGKKDKILDGHHAQIACDFYNQYENDIDLIKQLNIPNFRFSISWTRILPNGTGATNQEGIAYYNRVIDYCLQKGIEPWVTLYHWDLPHELELKGGWTNRDIVDWFTAYVKICAEHFGDRVKYWMIMNEPAVFTGAGYFLGIHAPGRTGLKSFLPAIHHTVLSIAAGANALRAILPSAQIGTTFSCSFIEPYSGKARDINAAKRVDAIINRLFIEPVLGLGYPIDDAPILKNIKKYFLPGDEEQLSFDFDFIGIQNYTREIVKYSVFTPYISASLVKAENRKVPLTQMKWEVYPPAIYQMIKKFNAYPGIKKLLITENGAAFPDVVADGKINDVLRIEYLETHLAQVLKAKSDGYKADGYFVWTLTDNFEWAEGYHPRFGLIYVDFDTQQRIVKSSGHWYARFLKG, from the coding sequence ATGGAACCTGGTATTCGGCATTCGCATTTTAATAAAAAACTTTTTGGAGATAATTTTGCCTGGGGCGTTTCAACTGCCGCATTCCAGGTAGAAGGTGCTCATGATGCCCATGGCAAAGGCGAATCCATTTGGGATGTTTTTACGGGTAAAAAGGACAAGATCCTGGATGGCCATCATGCGCAAATAGCCTGCGACTTCTATAATCAATATGAAAATGATATTGATCTCATCAAACAATTAAATATTCCCAATTTCAGGTTCTCTATTTCATGGACAAGGATTTTGCCCAACGGTACCGGAGCTACTAACCAGGAGGGAATAGCCTATTACAACCGCGTTATTGATTACTGCCTGCAAAAAGGTATTGAACCATGGGTGACACTTTATCATTGGGACCTGCCGCATGAACTGGAGCTAAAGGGCGGCTGGACGAATCGCGATATCGTTGATTGGTTTACCGCCTATGTAAAAATATGCGCGGAGCATTTTGGCGACAGGGTTAAATATTGGATGATCATGAACGAGCCTGCTGTATTTACCGGTGCAGGGTATTTTTTGGGTATTCACGCTCCGGGGCGCACAGGTTTAAAAAGTTTCTTGCCGGCCATTCACCATACGGTTTTAAGTATAGCGGCAGGGGCGAATGCCTTACGTGCCATACTTCCGTCAGCCCAGATCGGGACAACATTTTCCTGTTCATTTATCGAACCATATTCCGGTAAAGCAAGAGATATTAATGCCGCAAAACGTGTGGACGCGATCATCAACAGGCTGTTTATTGAACCTGTTTTAGGGCTGGGGTACCCTATTGATGATGCTCCGATTTTAAAAAATATAAAGAAATATTTTCTTCCGGGGGATGAGGAACAGTTAAGCTTTGACTTTGATTTTATAGGGATACAGAATTATACAAGGGAGATAGTTAAATATTCAGTTTTTACACCTTACATAAGCGCTTCGCTGGTAAAAGCGGAAAACAGAAAGGTGCCCTTAACCCAAATGAAATGGGAAGTGTACCCGCCGGCTATTTACCAGATGATAAAAAAATTTAACGCCTATCCCGGGATAAAAAAATTGCTGATCACCGAGAATGGCGCCGCCTTTCCTGATGTAGTTGCTGACGGTAAAATTAATGATGTATTACGTATTGAATACCTGGAAACCCACCTGGCACAGGTGTTAAAAGCAAAGAGCGATGGCTATAAGGCAGACGGGTATTTTGTTTGGACTTTGACGGATAATTTTGAATGGGCTGAAGGTTACCACCCTCGTTTTGGACTGATTTATGTGGACTTTGATACGCAGCAACGTATAGTTAAGTCATCAGGACATTGGTATGCTCGGTTTTTAAAGGGGTAG
- a CDS encoding tetratricopeptide repeat-containing sensor histidine kinase has translation MLKINAFPDFFSRHNFGVRGMLFFLFLPLIFSCRNTKKEASGYSDAFKPVFDKVTAEFTTNRTEQGLRYLDSCMSRISSPNIDDKFRALSFHYVYWKKTKGDAKKALLYADTMLMLANKSVTQKQYVSNYVEANMAIGDACFSMQQFDKAYHHYFEGFRVGKNNLDNRALSDYSYRMGMILYKMGHYKLAAGYFKESYKLCTPTNDPFADFYRQQEVLDNIGLSFKHNNEPDSADLYFDKALDYITKNTDRFKNRIGLIEVAKGVIYGNKAEVLILQGRNKEATDLLRKSIAINLQKGNDNSDAELAEIKLAQLYFDHNQMDELFPLLKALQMQFDSVKNDEAKAEWNRLMSKYYQRKNDFPKSLAYLQTYTNLNDSNTRKLNLLKESNVNEQLANFEKQYQIDNLKNNNKIQGALLYAAIVCVLMAFMIIFLVFRNWRRSKHDVEIVNDLNKQVNLQKANLEKTLEDLKGSSLEKDRILRTVAHDLRNPIGGIASLTLAMEDDDFTPEQKELISLIKETSNNSLELINEILEVTDNGTTKFKKELVDINSLLSKSVELLRFKAAEKEQHIELELLKNPEEIFINREKIWRVISNLISNAIKFSRKNSVIYIRAGDLEKDVEIAIRDHGIGIPDKMKPMIFNMFTEAKRSGTAGEKSFGLGLSICKQIIESHGGKIWFESKPGEGTTFFINLPKPAPGKTTPLKTEHTNVLMT, from the coding sequence ATGCTTAAAATAAATGCCTTCCCTGATTTTTTCAGTCGCCATAATTTTGGCGTACGTGGGATGCTTTTTTTCCTGTTTTTACCTCTTATTTTTTCGTGCCGGAATACAAAAAAAGAAGCATCAGGTTATTCTGACGCTTTTAAGCCTGTGTTTGATAAAGTTACCGCTGAATTTACCACCAACAGGACTGAACAGGGGCTCCGGTACCTTGATTCATGCATGAGCCGGATCTCTTCACCAAACATAGATGATAAGTTCCGCGCTTTAAGTTTTCATTATGTTTATTGGAAGAAAACAAAAGGAGACGCTAAAAAGGCGCTGCTATACGCCGACACTATGCTGATGCTGGCAAATAAAAGCGTTACCCAAAAGCAATACGTATCCAATTATGTTGAAGCCAACATGGCTATCGGCGATGCCTGTTTTTCTATGCAGCAATTCGACAAAGCTTATCATCATTATTTTGAAGGCTTCAGGGTGGGCAAAAACAATCTTGATAACAGGGCGCTGTCAGACTACTCTTATCGCATGGGCATGATCCTGTATAAAATGGGTCATTATAAACTGGCCGCCGGATATTTTAAGGAGAGTTATAAATTGTGTACACCAACGAATGATCCATTCGCCGATTTTTACCGTCAGCAGGAAGTACTGGATAATATTGGCTTAAGTTTTAAGCACAATAACGAACCTGACAGTGCAGATTTGTATTTTGATAAAGCGCTCGATTATATTACTAAAAATACTGACCGGTTTAAGAACAGGATAGGATTGATAGAGGTTGCCAAAGGGGTTATATACGGAAATAAAGCCGAAGTACTGATATTGCAGGGCAGAAATAAAGAAGCTACGGACCTGCTTCGAAAAAGCATTGCTATAAATCTTCAAAAAGGAAATGACAACAGTGATGCCGAGTTGGCTGAAATTAAATTGGCCCAGCTTTATTTCGATCATAATCAGATGGATGAGCTGTTTCCATTGTTAAAGGCTCTTCAGATGCAGTTTGATAGCGTTAAAAATGACGAAGCTAAAGCCGAATGGAACCGGCTGATGAGTAAATACTATCAGCGTAAGAATGATTTCCCCAAATCCCTTGCATACCTGCAAACCTATACAAATCTAAATGATTCAAATACCAGGAAGCTGAATTTGCTGAAAGAAAGCAACGTAAACGAGCAACTTGCCAACTTCGAGAAACAGTACCAGATAGACAATCTTAAAAATAATAATAAGATCCAGGGGGCTTTGCTTTACGCCGCAATCGTTTGTGTATTGATGGCTTTTATGATCATTTTCCTTGTTTTCAGGAATTGGCGGCGGTCGAAACATGATGTGGAAATAGTAAACGATTTAAACAAGCAGGTAAACCTGCAAAAGGCTAACCTTGAAAAAACATTAGAGGACCTTAAAGGCAGCAGCCTTGAAAAAGACCGTATTTTACGCACAGTAGCACATGACCTCCGAAACCCTATAGGAGGTATCGCATCGCTAACGCTGGCGATGGAAGATGATGACTTTACGCCCGAACAAAAGGAGTTGATCAGCCTGATCAAAGAAACTTCAAATAATTCGCTCGAACTGATCAATGAGATACTCGAAGTTACCGATAACGGGACAACAAAGTTTAAAAAAGAATTAGTTGACATAAATTCCCTGCTGTCAAAAAGCGTTGAACTGCTTCGTTTTAAAGCCGCTGAAAAAGAACAGCATATTGAACTGGAATTACTTAAAAACCCGGAAGAGATATTCATAAACCGCGAAAAGATATGGCGGGTAATCAGCAACCTGATTAGCAACGCGATAAAGTTCAGCCGTAAAAACAGTGTCATATACATACGCGCAGGCGACCTCGAAAAGGATGTTGAAATTGCTATCAGGGATCACGGAATTGGCATTCCTGACAAGATGAAGCCTATGATATTTAACATGTTTACCGAAGCCAAACGATCAGGAACAGCCGGCGAAAAATCGTTTGGGCTCGGCCTTTCTATCTGTAAGCAAATTATTGAAAGCCATGGCGGAAAAATATGGTTTGAAAGTAAACCAGGTGAAGGAACAACATTTTTCATCAACCTGCCGAAACCCGCTCCGGGCAAAACTACCCCTTTAAAAACCGAGCATACCAATGTCCTGATGACTTAA